Proteins from one Prevotella sp. E2-28 genomic window:
- a CDS encoding energy transducer TonB: protein MKQIKIFVLAAIAMLGFSMCSQNKPAETVEEAVDSCAVMPEYPGGMEGVIAFCTENLKYPVQAEEVGMEGRVLVSFVIEKDGSVADVTVEESADSLLDAEAVRVISAMDNWTPGQNEAGEAVRVRMVVPVNFMLDGSRDDVDQLPEFPGGLEAYVKFMQDNLNYPKECEEKGEEGRVLVEVLIDKEGNVTNVELKKSVNELLDAEALRVVKSMPKWTPGQDGGEAVDVKYVIPVTFRLQ from the coding sequence ATGAAACAGATTAAAATTTTTGTACTTGCAGCCATCGCTATGCTTGGCTTTAGTATGTGTTCTCAGAACAAACCAGCTGAAACTGTAGAAGAAGCAGTTGATTCATGTGCCGTTATGCCTGAGTATCCTGGTGGTATGGAAGGCGTCATCGCATTCTGTACAGAGAATCTTAAATATCCTGTACAGGCAGAAGAAGTTGGTATGGAGGGACGCGTACTTGTTAGTTTCGTGATTGAAAAGGACGGTTCTGTAGCTGATGTAACGGTAGAGGAGTCTGCTGACTCATTACTTGATGCTGAGGCAGTACGTGTAATTAGTGCTATGGATAACTGGACTCCTGGTCAGAACGAAGCTGGTGAGGCTGTTCGTGTAAGAATGGTAGTTCCTGTTAATTTCATGCTTGATGGTAGTCGTGATGATGTTGACCAGCTTCCTGAATTCCCAGGTGGACTTGAGGCCTATGTGAAGTTTATGCAGGACAATCTGAACTACCCTAAAGAATGTGAGGAAAAGGGCGAAGAAGGACGTGTCTTGGTTGAGGTCCTGATAGACAAGGAAGGTAATGTTACCAATGTAGAGTTAAAGAAGTCTGTCAATGAACTCCTTGATGCCGAGGCCCTCCGAGTGGTAAAGTCTATGCCTAAGTGGACTCCAGGGCAAGATGGCGGTGAGGCAGTGGATGTTAAATATGTTATTCCTGTAACTTTCCGTCTGCAGTAA
- a CDS encoding VWA domain-containing protein produces the protein MKKAFLFAFTLLFSVMCYSQSDWRIHPDDAKYKIYGQFETKFRNGKVFYELTEVNPIGFTFESIDPIYYGGKSKHGDVYFTFDHVTYKGNPDLDNIGLFVYNESTNKWDADSETESRQGTDNETKDMEVMLVLDCSTSLSDAAFVQAKNSAASFIDEMLRESSAGNIHIGIIGFSSWELTKVRSIESLTTSSSKSMKYFIDGLTKGGGTALFRSYDEAFDMLSAYSNNIENNKFAGSAIVTFTDGLDNGSINESKEIGSKKNYFNYIKNNVLKKSIKGVPCQSYTIFLPGGADVKDKARENEAVNDLKTLAKQDDHYFRVNNASQLEAKFKDIAKNLIDSWKIIQCYIAPGQNGRVCWTFGRKVNTINVPKKKSNLWLGIGIEGGLLGKSQTDEDMYYSKYYDEESESKNSGYLAARVDAAWPLSNSLALGGTLGFGSGEEIALKVGPLAKFSFNEGTALLLGLGYLSSKNGAFYVNAGWKFKSPWYINAGLNLGDGTGFSIGVGYTILGK, from the coding sequence ATGAAGAAAGCATTTCTATTTGCATTTACGCTATTGTTTAGCGTAATGTGTTATTCACAAAGCGATTGGCGAATTCATCCTGATGATGCCAAGTACAAAATCTATGGCCAATTTGAAACAAAGTTCCGAAATGGAAAAGTGTTTTACGAACTGACAGAAGTTAATCCTATTGGGTTTACCTTCGAGAGTATTGACCCAATATACTACGGAGGCAAATCAAAACACGGTGATGTTTATTTTACATTTGACCATGTCACTTATAAAGGGAATCCTGATTTAGATAACATTGGATTATTTGTATATAACGAGAGTACCAACAAATGGGACGCAGACTCTGAAACGGAATCAAGACAGGGTACCGATAATGAGACAAAGGACATGGAAGTGATGCTTGTTTTGGACTGTAGCACTTCATTAAGTGATGCTGCGTTTGTCCAAGCCAAGAATAGTGCCGCATCATTCATTGATGAAATGTTACGGGAAAGTAGCGCAGGAAACATCCATATTGGTATTATTGGATTCTCATCATGGGAATTAACAAAAGTACGTTCTATAGAGTCACTTACCACGTCGTCTTCAAAATCCATGAAATATTTCATAGACGGCCTAACTAAAGGTGGTGGCACAGCCCTATTCCGATCGTACGACGAAGCATTCGATATGCTGAGTGCTTATTCTAATAATATTGAAAACAACAAATTTGCGGGTAGCGCTATTGTTACATTCACAGACGGTCTGGACAATGGTTCTATAAATGAGAGTAAAGAAATTGGCAGCAAGAAGAACTATTTCAATTATATAAAAAATAATGTCCTAAAGAAGAGTATTAAAGGGGTTCCATGCCAGTCTTATACTATTTTTCTCCCTGGTGGTGCTGACGTAAAAGATAAAGCTCGCGAGAACGAAGCCGTAAATGACTTGAAGACACTTGCAAAACAAGACGACCATTATTTCCGTGTTAATAATGCATCTCAACTTGAAGCTAAGTTTAAAGATATTGCAAAGAACCTCATAGATAGCTGGAAAATAATCCAATGCTACATCGCTCCTGGCCAAAACGGACGTGTATGCTGGACATTCGGCCGGAAAGTGAATACCATTAATGTGCCAAAGAAAAAATCCAATCTTTGGTTAGGAATTGGGATAGAAGGAGGACTTTTAGGTAAATCTCAAACGGATGAGGACATGTATTATAGTAAGTATTATGACGAGGAAAGTGAAAGTAAGAATAGTGGATATCTTGCAGCTCGCGTAGATGCAGCATGGCCTCTATCAAACTCCCTTGCCCTTGGCGGAACATTGGGATTCGGTTCTGGTGAAGAAATAGCACTTAAGGTCGGACCTCTGGCCAAATTCTCATTCAACGAAGGTACAGCTCTTTTGTTAGGATTAGGCTATCTGTCTTCTAAGAATGGTGCTTTCTATGTGAATGCAGGCTGGAAATTCAAATCGCCTTGGTATATAAACGCCGGACTTAATCTCGGTGATGGAACAGGATTCAGCATTGGTGTTGGCTACACCATTTTAGGGAAATAG
- the ruvA gene encoding Holliday junction branch migration protein RuvA — translation MIEYIKGELTDLTPAMATVEAAGVGYGLNISLTTFSAIQGKKEVKLYVYEAIREDAYMLYGFYNKKEREMFELLITVSGVGANTARMMLSGMSVSELCSAISTGNARLIQSIKGIGKMTAQRIIVDLRDKIVALGIAEEIPAGGSVAAPVNNAVRDEAVAALTMLGFAPAPTQKVVVQILQDQPTLPVEQVVKLALKQIK, via the coding sequence ATGATAGAATATATCAAGGGCGAATTGACCGACCTTACCCCCGCTATGGCCACCGTTGAGGCTGCGGGTGTGGGTTACGGACTAAATATTTCGCTTACCACGTTTAGTGCTATTCAGGGCAAAAAGGAAGTAAAGCTTTACGTTTATGAAGCCATTCGTGAGGATGCTTATATGCTCTATGGCTTCTATAATAAGAAGGAACGTGAGATGTTCGAGTTGCTCATCACCGTGAGTGGGGTGGGGGCCAATACGGCCCGCATGATGCTTTCGGGCATGAGCGTCTCTGAGCTTTGTTCTGCAATATCTACAGGTAATGCCCGTCTTATTCAGAGCATTAAGGGTATCGGTAAGATGACTGCTCAGCGCATCATTGTTGATTTGCGCGACAAGATTGTGGCTCTCGGTATTGCCGAAGAGATTCCTGCAGGTGGTAGTGTTGCTGCTCCTGTTAATAATGCTGTGCGTGATGAGGCCGTTGCTGCCCTCACCATGCTGGGCTTTGCGCCAGCTCCTACGCAGAAAGTTGTTGTCCAAATCCTGCAAGACCAGCCCACATTGCCTGTAGAGCAAGTAGTAAAGTTGGCATTGAAACAGATTAAATAG
- a CDS encoding haloacid dehalogenase-like hydrolase, with protein MKKHLSLLVAIVLVTMFTACSSDDGESSAKKEYFQSWNKCTALDSLQAYVEDVTNPQSPNYISPEDRIATFDMDGTFVGELYPTYFEYNMLEYRVFDDATYKDKAPEDVKEAAQAIRDFVRKGTALPKTFELIHARAAAKAYSGMTIAEFDAYVKAYCKLPANGFKNMTYGQSFYKPMLEVFDYLKDNGFTYYVVSGSDRFLCRALVEPIGIAPNRVIGMDVCLMANNQNKTGLDYTMGKEEYLVRTDSLILKNLKTIKVLQISQEIGKMPVLSFGNSSGDCAMHNYCLSNKQHRTAAFMLVADDADRDHADLKEAESREAKWREAGYHIISMKNDFKTIYGYDVQKVDFTFPAE; from the coding sequence ATGAAGAAACATTTATCTTTGTTAGTTGCCATCGTGTTGGTAACGATGTTTACTGCTTGTAGCAGCGATGATGGGGAAAGTTCTGCAAAGAAGGAGTATTTCCAATCGTGGAACAAATGTACTGCGCTGGATTCTCTGCAGGCATACGTAGAGGATGTTACGAATCCACAGTCGCCCAACTATATCAGTCCTGAAGACCGTATTGCTACTTTCGATATGGATGGTACGTTCGTAGGTGAACTCTATCCCACCTATTTTGAATATAACATGTTGGAATACCGCGTGTTCGATGATGCTACGTACAAAGACAAGGCACCTGAAGACGTGAAAGAAGCAGCGCAGGCCATTCGTGATTTCGTACGCAAAGGAACGGCTCTGCCAAAAACATTCGAACTTATTCATGCCCGTGCTGCTGCCAAGGCCTATTCTGGTATGACTATTGCTGAGTTTGACGCTTATGTGAAAGCCTACTGCAAACTGCCAGCTAACGGTTTTAAGAATATGACCTATGGTCAGAGTTTTTATAAGCCTATGCTTGAGGTCTTCGATTATCTGAAGGATAATGGCTTTACTTATTATGTAGTTTCTGGTTCTGATCGTTTTCTCTGCCGTGCTTTGGTGGAGCCTATCGGCATTGCTCCCAACAGGGTGATCGGCATGGATGTGTGTCTTATGGCTAACAATCAAAACAAGACTGGCTTAGATTATACGATGGGAAAAGAGGAATACTTGGTGCGCACCGATAGCTTGATTCTCAAGAACCTGAAGACCATCAAAGTTCTACAGATTTCTCAGGAGATTGGTAAGATGCCCGTGCTCTCATTTGGCAATAGCAGTGGCGACTGTGCTATGCACAACTACTGTCTGAGCAACAAACAGCACCGCACAGCAGCCTTCATGCTCGTTGCCGATGATGCTGACCGCGACCATGCAGACCTCAAGGAAGCAGAGAGTCGTGAGGCTAAATGGCGTGAAGCCGGTTATCACATCATTTCTATGAAGAATGACTTCAAGACCATTTACGGCTACGACGTTCAAAAAGTAGATTTCACCTTTCCTGCCGAATAG
- the greA gene encoding transcription elongation factor GreA: MEYMSQEGYDKLVAELHQLESVDLPQVRDAIAEARDKGDLSENFEYHAAKREQARILGRIRFKQRVLENARVINTSLLGSEKVGLLSKVEMTNIDRNARMTYTIVSPHEANLREGKISIKSPIAQALLNKKVGDVVEVQVPIGVQKLRIESITL, encoded by the coding sequence ATGGAATATATGTCACAGGAAGGCTACGACAAGCTCGTGGCCGAACTTCATCAGTTGGAAAGTGTGGATCTGCCTCAGGTGCGCGATGCGATAGCTGAGGCACGCGATAAGGGCGACCTCAGTGAAAACTTCGAGTATCATGCCGCCAAGCGCGAGCAGGCCAGAATCTTAGGACGTATTCGCTTTAAGCAGAGGGTCTTGGAAAATGCCCGTGTTATCAATACGTCGCTTCTGGGAAGTGAAAAGGTAGGACTGCTCTCGAAGGTGGAAATGACGAATATTGATCGCAATGCTCGTATGACCTATACCATCGTCAGTCCTCACGAGGCCAATCTCCGTGAGGGAAAGATTTCTATTAAGTCGCCTATTGCTCAGGCCTTGTTGAATAAAAAGGTGGGCGATGTGGTGGAAGTTCAGGTGCCTATTGGTGTGCAGAAGTTGCGTATAGAAAGCATCACACTATAG
- a CDS encoding diaminopimelate dehydrogenase, producing the protein MKKIRAAVVGYGNIGKYALEALEAAPDFEVAGIVRRNGAENKPAELAQYEVVKDIKELKDVDVAILATPTRSCEEYAKQILPLGINTVDSFDIHGLIRDYRRTLMDINKKTNTVSVIAAGWDPGSDSIVRTLMQSLAPKGLSYTNFGPGMSMGHSVCVRSKAGVKNALSMTIPLGEGIHRRMVYVELEEGAKLEEVTAAIKADPYFANDETHVFQVESVDDVRDMGHGVNLVRKGVSGKTQNQRLEFNMSINNPALTGQVLVNVARASMNLQPGCYTMIEIPVIDMLPGDREDLISHLV; encoded by the coding sequence ATGAAAAAAATCAGAGCAGCCGTCGTTGGTTACGGCAACATTGGTAAGTATGCACTCGAGGCTCTCGAGGCTGCACCCGACTTTGAAGTAGCAGGTATCGTACGTCGTAATGGCGCAGAAAACAAGCCTGCCGAACTGGCTCAGTATGAGGTTGTAAAGGATATCAAAGAACTGAAAGACGTTGACGTAGCGATCTTGGCTACCCCTACCCGCTCATGCGAGGAGTATGCTAAGCAGATTCTGCCACTGGGCATCAACACCGTTGACTCTTTCGACATTCACGGACTGATTCGTGACTATCGTCGCACACTGATGGATATCAACAAGAAGACTAACACCGTGAGCGTAATCGCTGCCGGATGGGATCCAGGTTCTGACTCTATCGTACGTACCCTGATGCAGAGCTTGGCACCTAAAGGTCTGAGCTACACCAACTTTGGTCCTGGTATGTCAATGGGCCACAGCGTATGCGTACGTTCAAAGGCTGGTGTAAAGAATGCTCTGTCAATGACTATCCCCTTGGGCGAAGGCATCCATCGTCGTATGGTTTATGTAGAACTCGAAGAAGGCGCTAAGTTGGAAGAGGTAACTGCAGCCATCAAGGCCGATCCTTACTTCGCTAACGATGAGACTCACGTATTCCAGGTGGAGAGCGTAGATGACGTACGCGATATGGGTCACGGTGTGAACCTCGTTCGCAAAGGTGTATCAGGCAAGACCCAGAACCAGCGTCTGGAGTTCAACATGAGCATCAACAACCCCGCCCTCACTGGTCAGGTATTGGTGAACGTAGCACGTGCTTCAATGAACCTGCAGCCTGGTTGCTACACCATGATTGAGATTCCTGTTATCGACATGCTGCCTGGCGACCGCGAGGATCTGATTAGCCACTTGGTATAA
- a CDS encoding zinc finger-like domain-containing protein: MSNVFLKLFPVVTILLCCSFSLSVSATDPLKSQDNYRKAAFKLRDDVTKTAKMKMKSWRRPGILHSDWIENTYGKSIDLDGNELFPEVDYIEMKEFMPRLFALNNYNTHTQGVIRRDGTIIVPFRYTYVDSSDEVRGILKGIVGDKVNGKIDFWTIDGAYLFTVEKLGYSIEDHEKIDCRYDFDKNFIKASYSINENGKKKVVSRFFLADGTEVMDPIVSDWGTGIYFFPKIEVINADKTTEVVFPNAKAKRPQLSLCNREESEKQARLEFTNNVWVKKGMESYAKGNYKKALEYLHYFCDFDQLGTIGVYNTTELFLCSIMMRCYYELGDYAPIINGRGDKFVPWFTLAPNFRKDEAKLLQYAPSVRSEVIRLIDVCHEIYDASVAAHQQRIIRQQQNAELWGQVFQSVNRSISQTVQSMNRSSSSSNVIVSSSTNSNVSLSSSYSSHNRNSSSSESDNTKLSERHEKCGVCNGTGVCTYCKGTGKGVRLGMDSTCGACEGHPKCTACKGRGYKIHYN; encoded by the coding sequence ATGAGTAATGTATTTTTAAAGTTATTTCCTGTGGTTACTATTCTGTTGTGCTGCTCTTTCTCACTCTCGGTTTCTGCTACAGATCCACTGAAGAGTCAAGACAATTATCGTAAAGCAGCATTTAAATTAAGAGATGATGTGACCAAGACGGCAAAAATGAAAATGAAAAGCTGGCGACGCCCTGGTATATTACATAGTGATTGGATAGAAAATACTTATGGCAAATCGATAGATCTTGATGGAAATGAGTTATTTCCTGAGGTTGATTATATAGAGATGAAAGAATTTATGCCAAGACTTTTTGCCTTGAATAATTATAACACACATACACAAGGGGTTATCAGGCGCGACGGTACCATTATAGTGCCATTTAGATACACCTATGTTGATTCTTCTGACGAGGTACGAGGTATCCTAAAGGGGATTGTTGGTGATAAAGTGAATGGTAAAATAGACTTTTGGACGATAGATGGAGCATATCTATTTACTGTAGAGAAACTGGGATATAGCATTGAAGATCATGAGAAGATAGATTGTCGATATGATTTCGACAAAAATTTTATTAAGGCTTCATATTCAATTAATGAAAACGGGAAAAAAAAGGTGGTTAGTAGGTTCTTTTTGGCAGATGGAACGGAGGTTATGGATCCTATTGTGTCTGATTGGGGAACAGGGATTTATTTTTTTCCTAAAATAGAAGTCATAAATGCCGATAAGACAACGGAGGTGGTGTTTCCCAATGCAAAAGCCAAAAGGCCTCAATTGTCATTGTGTAACCGTGAGGAATCAGAGAAACAAGCTAGGTTAGAGTTCACTAATAACGTCTGGGTAAAAAAAGGAATGGAGTCCTATGCAAAAGGGAATTACAAAAAAGCATTGGAATATTTGCATTATTTCTGTGATTTTGATCAACTGGGAACAATTGGTGTATATAACACGACAGAACTTTTTCTATGTTCTATAATGATGCGATGCTATTATGAACTGGGGGATTATGCACCAATCATCAATGGAAGGGGCGACAAATTTGTTCCATGGTTTACGTTGGCACCTAACTTTAGAAAAGACGAAGCAAAATTACTTCAATATGCTCCAAGTGTCCGAAGTGAAGTTATCCGCCTCATAGACGTTTGTCATGAAATCTACGATGCATCAGTGGCTGCCCATCAACAGAGAATTATAAGGCAACAACAAAACGCTGAACTTTGGGGACAAGTTTTCCAAAGCGTGAATCGGTCAATATCACAAACGGTTCAATCAATGAACCGCTCCAGTTCATCTTCGAATGTTATAGTATCTTCTTCGACTAACTCAAATGTTTCTTTATCATCATCTTATTCTTCACATAATAGAAATTCATCATCTTCAGAATCTGATAACACAAAACTTTCAGAAAGACATGAAAAGTGTGGAGTCTGTAATGGTACTGGGGTTTGCACTTATTGTAAAGGTACAGGAAAAGGCGTACGGCTAGGAATGGATTCAACATGCGGTGCCTGCGAAGGCCATCCTAAATGTACAGCATGTAAAGGCAGAGGCTATAAAATTCATTATAATTAG
- a CDS encoding DUF3341 domain-containing protein, with translation MEEILIKRPALGISNYNVNGFLIICCCFPVIYLTEASGINPRSIPWPLFIGGFMGCVFLLFMAIKKILMIPKRTYLTISDDRVIVNERRGQWEVRFDEVKSFECETTRLWRFNLPTDNMIAHLKNGNGYVKMFSTDGLTIKQHELCDLLNERLHFFNEKKSR, from the coding sequence ATGGAAGAAATCCTAATTAAGCGTCCAGCCCTGGGCATATCAAATTATAATGTGAACGGATTCCTAATTATTTGCTGTTGCTTCCCTGTCATTTACCTAACGGAGGCAAGTGGGATCAATCCCAGATCGATTCCATGGCCCCTTTTCATAGGTGGCTTTATGGGTTGCGTGTTCCTTCTGTTTATGGCCATAAAAAAGATACTGATGATTCCCAAACGTACTTATCTGACGATAAGCGATGACCGCGTCATTGTCAACGAGCGACGAGGACAATGGGAAGTCCGTTTTGATGAAGTGAAGTCCTTTGAATGTGAAACGACTAGACTATGGCGATTTAACTTGCCCACAGACAATATGATTGCCCATCTGAAGAACGGGAATGGCTATGTCAAAATGTTCTCTACCGATGGTCTTACCATAAAGCAGCATGAACTCTGCGATCTGCTAAACGAACGGCTGCATTTTTTTAATGAAAAGAAATCACGATGA
- a CDS encoding tetratricopeptide repeat protein, giving the protein MSRIFRLFPISLLLIGCTHPSPPVDEVTMALAEEGDATAQIKVGLAFDKEENYEEAARWYRMAAEQGVSEAQNNLGVMYKDGQGVKQDFKEAAYWFLLAAQQDNTLAQLNLGWLYHAGKGLLQDADSARYWYSKAAQKGHATAHLNLGILYLQQKDTITAIHCLRQAAQQGNEGALRILQRINGDEK; this is encoded by the coding sequence ATGTCACGAATCTTTCGACTGTTCCCCATCTCGCTCCTACTAATAGGATGTACGCACCCTTCGCCCCCTGTTGACGAGGTCACTATGGCTTTAGCGGAGGAAGGGGATGCTACGGCCCAAATAAAAGTAGGATTAGCTTTCGACAAAGAGGAGAACTATGAAGAAGCGGCCCGATGGTACAGAATGGCAGCAGAACAGGGAGTGAGCGAGGCACAGAACAATCTAGGGGTGATGTATAAGGACGGGCAGGGCGTCAAACAAGACTTTAAAGAGGCTGCCTACTGGTTCCTTTTGGCAGCACAGCAAGACAACACCTTGGCACAACTGAACCTCGGTTGGCTTTATCACGCAGGCAAAGGTTTACTTCAGGATGCAGACTCTGCCCGCTATTGGTATTCGAAAGCAGCACAAAAGGGACACGCCACTGCCCATCTGAACTTAGGCATCCTCTATTTACAACAGAAGGACACTATTACTGCCATCCATTGTTTGCGGCAAGCAGCACAGCAAGGCAATGAGGGTGCCTTGCGCATACTTCAGCGAATCAACGGAGACGAAAAATAA
- a CDS encoding glycoside hydrolase family 28 protein, translating into MKKQLLSLIGIITAISAWAGDYAKYYEALPTQVKAVETVVIPSNEVKLTEVGGIGDGVTLCTEAFEKGISKLTKMGGGRLIVPQGVWLTGPIMLKDNIELHLEKNALVVFSPDKSLFLDKNPNAIRVYPCIRASKRTNIAITGQGILDGNGQQWRPVKRGKMSDVEWNMYKEMGGQVTEKGDLWYPWQMKNGYADIADSPVKQEGMRNDLIRLTDCKNILIEGVTIQNSPRFHLHPCYCENVIIDGVTVRSEWNVQNGDGIDLSDCHQALIINSTVSVGDDGICMKSGQPSKSHAISGVEDVVIQDNTVNHAHGGFVLGSETAAGIRRLIVRHNTFSGTDVGLRFKSGLGRGGKTEALYISDIMMNDIASEAIIFQCDYVNRHAGNDENTPVFTEAEKKWAPNFQNIHISNVICRSCKTGIKASGIEGLNCVHDISINNCTIVYNKTDKQIDEKNAQLQLSNVRLIKGKKP; encoded by the coding sequence ATGAAGAAACAACTTCTTTCACTAATTGGTATCATTACTGCAATCAGTGCATGGGCTGGAGATTATGCAAAATATTACGAGGCATTACCCACACAGGTAAAAGCGGTAGAGACCGTCGTGATTCCAAGCAACGAAGTAAAACTGACAGAGGTCGGTGGCATAGGCGACGGCGTAACGCTGTGCACAGAAGCTTTTGAGAAAGGCATCTCGAAACTGACGAAGATGGGCGGCGGACGACTCATTGTGCCTCAGGGCGTATGGCTCACAGGGCCTATCATGCTGAAAGACAACATAGAACTGCATCTTGAGAAGAATGCACTTGTGGTTTTCTCACCTGACAAGTCACTCTTTTTAGACAAGAATCCAAACGCTATTCGTGTGTATCCTTGCATCCGCGCCTCAAAGCGCACCAACATAGCCATTACTGGCCAAGGCATACTTGACGGCAACGGACAGCAATGGCGCCCCGTTAAGCGTGGGAAAATGAGTGACGTAGAATGGAATATGTACAAGGAGATGGGCGGACAGGTCACAGAGAAAGGAGACCTATGGTATCCCTGGCAGATGAAGAATGGCTATGCGGATATTGCCGACAGTCCTGTAAAACAGGAGGGGATGCGTAATGACCTGATACGTCTCACGGATTGTAAGAACATACTCATAGAAGGCGTAACGATTCAGAACTCGCCTCGCTTCCATCTGCATCCTTGCTATTGCGAGAACGTGATTATCGATGGTGTTACCGTTCGCTCGGAATGGAATGTGCAAAATGGCGACGGCATAGACCTTTCAGACTGTCATCAGGCACTCATCATTAATTCGACTGTCAGCGTGGGTGACGACGGCATCTGCATGAAGAGCGGTCAGCCTTCAAAGAGTCATGCCATCAGTGGCGTTGAGGATGTCGTCATTCAGGACAACACCGTTAATCATGCCCATGGTGGTTTCGTGCTGGGTAGTGAGACAGCAGCAGGCATCCGTCGTTTGATTGTACGTCACAACACGTTCAGCGGTACGGATGTTGGTCTGCGATTTAAAAGTGGACTGGGACGTGGTGGTAAAACGGAGGCTCTCTATATCAGCGATATCATGATGAATGATATTGCATCAGAGGCCATCATCTTCCAGTGTGACTACGTGAACCGCCATGCTGGAAATGACGAGAATACGCCCGTTTTCACAGAAGCAGAAAAGAAATGGGCGCCCAACTTCCAGAACATCCACATCAGCAACGTCATTTGTCGAAGTTGTAAAACGGGTATCAAGGCCAGCGGCATTGAAGGGCTCAACTGCGTTCACGACATATCAATCAACAACTGCACTATCGTCTATAACAAAACGGATAAGCAGATAGACGAAAAAAACGCACAGTTGCAATTAAGCAACGTGCGGCTAATTAAAGGCAAGAAGCCTTAA